A single genomic interval of Osmia lignaria lignaria isolate PbOS001 chromosome 9, iyOsmLign1, whole genome shotgun sequence harbors:
- the LOC117609166 gene encoding uncharacterized protein LOC117609166, with translation MYDICHPSYYSIEKLGCTDPVKISTTFYAYIELCEAKRYWEVNYKFNEVLDLLYLEVKRNKNSQTEIYMPWPASHNISLDKIEKIQEGLNTDQVTFVFKSADSTSIIYKASKGLVKPMAPETTKLMKEKEEKKSNLEKEIRKNTSYLYELAKSLNTENTDNTENKKDTSPSTSNSNNTGING, from the exons ATGTACGATATATGTCACCCTAGT TACTATTCCATTGAAAAGTTGGGTTGTACTGATCCTGTAAAAATAAGTACAACCTTTTATGCTTATATTGAACTATGTGAAG CAAAGCGATATTGGGAAGTCAACTACAAATTCAACGAAGTCTTGGATTTACTATATTTGGaagtaaaaagaaacaaaaattctcAGACAGAAATATATATGCCTTGGCCAGCATCGCACAATATTTCTCTTGATAAGATTGAAAAGATACAAGAAGGTTTAAACACTGACCA GGTAACATTTGTTTTCAAGTCTGCAGACAGTACCAGTATTATTTACAAAGCAAGCAAAGGTCTTGTAAAACCTATGGCTCCAGAAACAActaaattaatgaaagaaaaagaagaaaagaaatcaaaCTTGGAgaaggaaattagaaaaaatactTCATACTTGTATGAGTTAGCAAAATCTTTAAATACAGAGAACACAGACAATACAGAAAACAAAAAAGACACTAGTCCTAGTACAAGCAATAGCAATAACACAGGGATAAATGGATAA